In Xiphophorus hellerii strain 12219 chromosome 8, Xiphophorus_hellerii-4.1, whole genome shotgun sequence, the genomic window CTATACGAAGAGGCCAGTAGAGAAATTTCAAGCTACTGTCATTTCCTGTCTTAACATAACTTCTATTTAGTAGGATTAACacttgtgtaaaatgttttaatataataTGGAACAGatgcaataaatatttaagtgggcaaaactgactttttccacagttttagGACAGAAAATTGTTGTAGCGCCGAAGAAATCTCGATGCTGGTGTTCAAGCATTGAGGAATAAAGatttaatatgcaaataaaaggACTGGTGcatctggtttgtttttatggGAAGATGTGTGTTTTCAGCTTCGGGATTCAAGCATAAAGTTGTCTTAACCGAGAAAACTGAATTTCGTACAACTGCAGGGCTTCACCAATCGGACATGctaaaaatttaaagtttttgtcaaatGCATGTAATCTTTTTGAGATTTCTGAATATGTTGATTCCCTCCACCCAATTTTGATCCACTTCTTGTTGTGTGTCTTCACCTCCAGTGAGAGAGACTTTCAGACAAAGGCCTTGTGACAGGAAGGGTAGCGCTGTAAAGCTGTGATGAGTTGAATATcctgccctctggtggccacaAAGGGTTTACTTTTCACTTTATgtgaatgggaaaaaaaaaataaaaattagcatGTAGAATCAAACGAAGAAACACAACATCTTTTTCATGTTAATGACTTTAATTACTAAAGAAACAGGTTTGAATTGGAGTCATGATGCTTTTGTTATATCCAGACATCCAGCCTGTCAGACTACAGACATGATAGAAGAGAAATATTGAGCTGCTTTGTCTGGACTTCCCTTTAATTCTGTTATTGTCCTTCCAGGCTtaattatgtgaaaataaagagagaaattgcttaattgcacacacacacaaacacccttGCCTTTATCATCGTGTTCTTGCTGTATAGCATTCTTGTCctttttacaataatttattcCGGCTCTCTGAGGAGCGTAAATAAGGATAAAGTGCTGTCACTATTAAAACACACAGCTTATCTCACTGCAGCgaatgaaacacaaactgtaaaaacacaaaaaatataaaacaaaataaaaacggCATACTTCTCATCCAAAATAGTTTATCTCCTATGCGACTTTTCCAGATGTCTACACTGCCGTGCTGAAAATGATCCATTCAGAGGACAGCGACATGGTGTTGGCTCTGTATTACGTGGTCTACAACTTTGTAGATTtgagcttaattttttttattaaacacagccttccatatatttttttcccaggaCTTGTGTAAACGTAGTGcaacacagagaaacatctgcatgaaatcatgaaataaagcggatataaaacaaaatgttttggttaaGTCGGCGAAACTAAAGCCAACCGTTTCAATTTTAATGGCGGTTTGCAAAGTTTGGCACCGGACGCTGGGGCCGATTTGGCATCGTTGGAGTTGCAGAAGTAGATTAGTGGAGGGTTATTTTATACATCCAGGTACAACTGGTAGAAAAGTATTGCTAATTGACGGAGAAAATGGTTATTTTCATAGtgagtcaaaacaaaaagaacgaATAACATTTTCTATGGAATCATATTTCTGCCAAGAAAATCCGATGTCACaaaatttttatgttaaatatcaCATAGAAGCTACATAAGCTATCtcaaaattattaattattatactGCAATTCTATGACAAAGCTACAGTGATTGATTTGAAAGCtatattttttaaggaaaaacCTAAATCCACTTTTACTGCTGAAGTTAGacgagaaaataaaaatcactcccacaaaacaaaacaaaagtgtcaaCTGTacatgtttgtggttttagtAGGGCAAGCACACAAACCCTATTAATGGTTTTGACTCTACAACGATTTAAAAACCCTTGTCCTCtttgttttactaaaatattgttAATGTTATGTATAAATTACaagattttaatgtaaaaaatctgCTGACTCAGGGATATGGCATGTATTTAGGTCTTTTAATCAGAACTAAGGAGGTTGCTTAAGGCAACTTAATGAGATAAGATCTcctaaatttaatttcttttgctaaaaaaaaaagacgtccATGGTATAATAGAATAATCTCAATCATAAAGCCAAAGTTTGccatttttatcatttgtttttgagttttagTTTACTGGTTTGACATGGCCTCACCTTCACTCATTCACGCCGTTTTCTTTGCATTAATGGCCTCCAGTATCTCCATTGTGCTTCTCCTGGTGCTGGAGCCGATTTAAATCATGATTAGACGCAGAGTTGATCCGTGGAGCCGCTCAGAAGTCGCTAAATGCTGGTGGTGATCACATGTCGGGACCAATGTCGTGGCTGGAAACGTTAAAATACCGTAAAACTAAACCGTGTCAAATTTTCCCTCGCAGCTTCCCCTtctactgataaaaaaaattaaaaatctggaaaacttCCTTTTTTCAGTCGAAATAAATTTGCTTGACGCTCCCGTCTCATCTTCTCGTCAACATCCACCCTCTCCATCCTTCAACGTGGGTCAACCACCTTCCTGGAAAACTAAAACACTTTCTGGCATTTCAAAGCTGCGCAGTCTCCAAACTGACAACGTATCGTCTcttatgtatttaaataaaccTCTTGATGCATTTCTCCGAGAAGATCCTCTCGTTTCTTGCACGGCCCCTCAGGTTGAAGCACAGAATGAGTCTGTAGCGGTAGTTTGATGTGCGTGGGGAGGAGTGGAGTGTATTCCTTCATCCTACAGATGCTGCAGAGCCTCCTGGGCTTGTTCTGTGTACACGTCGTCTTTCTGCATCCAGGATCCGAAGCCGCCACCAATTCCGGCGTCGATGTGCGCGCCCCGCTGCGCGCCGCGCTGCTTGTCGCGTGAAAAGAAGCTAAACCTGAAGAGACGAGACAGAGAGGTTTGAAACACCGTCACGTCTGTGAGGTCAGGAACTGATCGAAACATGAAAAGCGGTGTTAGGAGTTAGGGTAACAGTGCTGTTAATGTCGCCCCCTTCAGGGCTCTTTGGGGATAAGGTTTAGTAGTGGTTTTAGATCTTGTTCAAATTTCAgagcaaaaaacagcaaaaactaagtgaaaaaaatatggtGTTTAGGGGAAATTCATTaggaaaaatgttgcaaatgatgtaaaatatctgatataactgtttttattgctctcCGACTACTGAAAGACCTACAGTAGTAGCATCTGCAGAATCATTAATTAACTTGGTTCATGCAGATAATATGGAACAAAATCCAACAAATATCCATTCCCACTACtggagctatttttaaaaatgactaaattaatCGAATGGTTTATGTGACTGAAAGTAAGAGGAGATGCTTAGgccaaatagaaaaaaatactccccatttctttttctcaaaattatgacttttttagggaaattatgaaaaaaaagtcaaaattatgtgACTGAAGTCAGAATTTTGTCATTGAAATCTgaatttggagattttttttttttttttagaatttcaaGGAAAAACAGTCTGAATTTTCCGATTAGtccaaaagagaaaagaaagaaggtcAGAATTTTGAAACTAAAGTACAAATTGTAAGAGCCAGAACCCTtacaaaaagtcaaattaaagtctgaattgtaagaaacaaagtcagaatattaatatttaagtctgaattctgagagatttttttttaattctgagaaaaaagtgagaatttttagattaatgtcaaaattctaagaaaaatagTCAGaatcctgacaaaaaaaatgtcaaaatcttgaggataaaatctgaattctaagaaacttctgagattaaagtcatcGTATTTTGCAGTGACCCTAATGCACTCGTGCTGCGAACCCATTAAAAACACTTCTGGACACTGGCTATGTGGTTGTTAAATGCTACAAATTCTCCACAAATTACGATTTACGGTTTAGGCGTAATGTCTCTCAGGGCCAAACTGCTAAATACGTCATACGTTTTGTTAGCAACACTTAACATCAGTGATACTTCCTGTTTCCACCCAACTGCTTTCAGTCTAGCTGCTGCTTTAAGATGAGGAACATTATTCCATCCACTATGGAGGAATAGTGTTCTACGAGATCCTATCGAGGATCTCGTAGTGAAACAATCCCACggcataatgctgccatcaccacCAGCATTATCATCTCTTGATTTAGAGATGATGGCTCCTCAGTCCCAGTGAAAGGAACTTTTGGACAATTCCAACCAGTTTCAACATGACAGATCACCAAGCGAAGTCCATGAGGACACGAGTGAGAgagtccaacatcagtgtctgacctcaccaATGCTCTTCTGCGAGATTCTTTGACTCATTGACACTTAAAACGCTTTAATTAAATATCCTACAGTGATCTTGTCTGTTAGATCTCTCAGAGGTCTAAAAGATTGGAAAGTTGtagcatttattttgaattaatcgATGTAGATTTTACTGTGAACCCTATAAATGGATCAGTGCAAACATTAGAAGGTGACTCACTAAAGAACATAAGGTCAAAGTGATTAAGTCGGTCAGTTCTACTGAATTATTCAGTGAGCTGCAGAGAGATCgagtgaaacaacaaaactaacaCCTATTCTGActggctgattttattttattttttaaatgatccacCACAACAGTCAGACAGCCCcacaatcagccaatcagaatacTACAAAGGTGAGGCACATGCAGCGGGTGGAGGCTGTTAGCAGGAACCATGATGGGCTGAAAGCCAACAAAATAAGGTCATACAAGCGACATGAGGCGTCTGATTGGCTGTAAAGTGGGGTCATCTGGGATCAAACCAGCCGCCACCATCGGCATTATGGCTGTGAAGATCCTGTtgcacagagaggaggaggagggtgggAGTGGGGGAGGGGGTAGGGGATGTAACAAAAGTCATGTCAGAgttcattcacacacacaatgaAACACTAGCTGCGATAAAACCGCCATAAAACTGTGCAatttgaaattctgaaaataaatttgctgaacGTCAATTtcggaaaaaaaacaaacaaacgcaAAACCTCAAGTTTCTCGATAAAACGTGGTTTTTCGGCAGTATCGAAATTAGTGtttttcgcaaaactgcaacagatttttttttttgcatcactcaagtcaacaaccggatgttactgctggcggaaatgatgaagaagacgacaggaagtggtaggaggatgttTTGTAATGACTTATgacgtgaacaaacttattcacgtgtgattttaattgcatttctaaTTTAACGGAAACACCGTAATTGTGaaattgttgtttgtttgaggtgttttttttttacataagcGGAATATCGACAGAGATTTGCGCATGTTTCTCGTGGAAACGGAGCTACTGTATTCCTGACTTTGAATACATAGTGCTGTTCTTAAAACCTTTCGTAGTTATTATTAGGTCTCCTGAACGTCAATAAAGCAAGCATGAAGAGATAATAATGATCTCAAGTACCGAAAAAGCCAACATGTGAGGAGAAGCCGTTTTAAACTGCACATAAAGGCCTCCATTAacaactatttaaaaagtcaatcaTGTTTGTAAAGTGTAGAAGAAGAGTGTTAgtgacaaacacagaaaaggcaACAATGAAAGTGGGAAAAGAATTTCCCAGATGATGAGATTTCTACCTAGTGGTTGCTTACTGTTTAATGTAATGCAGTGGCTACTTACTGTAGATCACTGGGTTTGTTTGGTAGCGATAGTTTTTAGAGAACATCAATTTTCCCATGCAGCCACAAAGAGCACTTATTTAGATTTCAGCAAGTTTCACTGTGTAACCTGTTTATTTTCACAGCCAGACAAACGCAGGAAGAGACTGTCGCTGAGATGaccaataaaaagatttttttggtgtgtgtgtgtgtgtgtgtaaggttGTGATGTAATGTTACAAGCTTGAAATAAAGTTATGATCCTGCAGAGCCGCTTCTCTGGGAGATAAATAAACGGctgaagcaacaaaacaaaacgacaCCCTTTGCTTTGCACATGCAAACTAATCATTTGCCTTAACGTAGAGCAGGGAGGGAGACTGTGACAGGCTGCTGCCCGCCCTACAGGTCAGGTGTGTTTGTGGGCGTGAAGCTACGACTTACAGTCGCTTGATTCCCGATTCGGGCTGGGCGGACGACCGAGAACGGGTCCTCAGCTCCGGGGAGGGAGACGGAGAAGGAGTTGCGATGTCCTCATCTACTTCATCACTGTGAAAAGAAACGATTACAATCGTCAAGCACATATGTGTGGAAAATGCAAGACGAATGTGGCTCCTCTGAATACACTAACAAATCAAGAAAAGCACATGTTGGCGATGAACGAAAGCATGTGACAACGTGTTTTTTGATTGTGAAATGGGTGCAGGAAACTAAGTCAGACAGAGCCATATTGTACCAAGtgaagaaatgaatgaaacttGGACTAGCATCATAGAATACATTGAAGTACACAAGTTGAGGCTCAAGTACACAAGTTGAAGTACATTGAAGACATTGAAGTACATTGAAGTACACAAGTTTCtcatgtagaaaatattttttccaaatattttctacatGAGAAACCACTGTATGCAAAGTGatctttttttgttctaaatagCATCACATCAACAGGAAATCAGCCCAGCATGAAGGCCAGAAGAAGAACGATTGAAAGGAAGCAGCTCTGTTATTGTTGGTCCAGGCATAAGCTAGAAAGAATACACTCCACTCCATCTACCTCTTGTAGTACGtcagctcctcctgcagcaggaaCACTTTGGCCTTCAGCTCATTCCTCTCGTGCAAGACGTCCCTCAGCTCTTGCAGAGTGAAGCGGGGCCGGTTGGGGTCCTTCGGGTCCAGTCCGCCTGACTCCTCCTCGCACATCGCCTCCTGCCGAGACAGCGGTGCATCACACAGAGTGAACTAAACCGGCCAGAATGGAAGAAGGAGGAAGCGGCTACGAGGCGAGGATACCTTGGTGAAATATTGGAACACACCAGGCATGTCCTCATCACACATCGCCTCCTGGTGGCAGATGTTGGACTTCAAGTCAGATATGAGcgttttttgtttcaaacacgTAATTAGTTTGTCTGTATCTCTGCTGTCATAAAGCTTAAAGCTGCGACGTGTTTCTCACTTTTAACTCAGCAAACCAGAAACAATCGCATTCGGTTAAAGAAAAACACCCCAAACACATGCAGCTCACTAAGCCATGCAGGAACTGATTAGAAATGACTCTAATGGATACACGTTTTAAAAGAATAACATCTGAAATCATATGTTTAATTGCAATTTCTTTCAAATTCCATcagttttcccatttttaaatgggcattactttttcatttatgacaaaataaatggaCACTCAGCTGAGGCCACATGACAGGAGAAATAAGGAAAACCGTtttctgctgaagctgctgacctCCGGGGTTCCCATAAACAGTCACCAAACGAATGCCGCAACTTTGCGGCAGGCGCCCTCCTTTCTGGATAATGACGCTGCAATTTACAGGAGTTTTTAGCCACTTGACAGTATAGTTATTATTACAACAGTTATTTATGTACAAATGTACATCATTTCTCACCGCGTCAGATAAATGTTCCTCAAAAGTATTCCTGTCGCCTCCTGATATGAACGGTAGAGAAGAGGGCTCGTTGGAGAGAAATATAAACAGTGCTGTCCGAGAGCATTTCCGCATAAAACACGGCGGCAAATTTCGAACCAATCACATGACACTACGACTGGGCCTAGCGTCAAGTTCGGGAGGCGGATGTTTCTCTGCGAACAAAATGATGCAATTTCCGTTGATCAGTCAGAGTCGATCTCGGCACTTCAGATGAAGTATGTGGGGAGTTCACAGAACTACAGTACATGCTGGTCTTGTATCTGTCCGTCTTTACGTTCTTAAACATCAATATGTCCCAGAGACTGGAAAAgtgttacattttcttttggcaaaaaaaaggtattgattttttttttttggcaaaaatgacttattttaggAATACTTCTGCTAATATTGTAGCAGTCATGTAACATAATTTTCATGACTAATCTGCTGAAAATGGCTGATTTTAATTGCTGTGTATGTTTTGGTGGGTGGGCTTGTCGGGGGAGAAATGATGTCTATTATTTTCAACAGGGAAACGTGTTTCCATATTCAGATCTATTTTAACCAATTTCATTTGAGGTTCAGAGTTTCCACGGAATATTTTACTGATGTGATATTTCCATCTCTAGATGAGCtcctttgttctttttgttgcaAGCTGGGAGTTTCCAACAAACACAGAGATAATTAAATATAACGTCTAAAAATAAATCGTCTAACATTTCTAAAAGTGTATTGCTGCCTAAAAcacctgctaaaaaaaaaatcccccactTGTTTCATTTTGGTTGGAACATGAACCGGCCTTTCAGGGTTTGTTGATCACTGAAACAACAACTTCAAGTGCCGTCTGAGGTTGAGTCGTCATGCTGATCTACATCTGGAGGTATTGTCAGTGCAGTCATCTAAAAGTTCTCACCCGCTTGGCTGGAAAGGAAAACCCAAATCCCTGCTGACCCGTGTTAGTTTTCAGACTGCCATGCAGAGCCACTGCGCCTGCGTCACGCCGTTAGACCGGCAGCTTTTTGAAGCCGTCGTCGTCGGGGAGAAAACTAAATTTCACGCCAGCCTGCATTACCCAAAGCAACGCAGCTTCGTCCTCGGCCTCCTCATCTTCACGTCCTTCTGAGCTGAGGAAGGAAGGATGGGTCTGTGGAGGCGGCTCGAAGCCCCCCGGCATCAGCCGGCAGGCGCCCGCTCTGTCTGACCAACCCTCAGCGCTCAAAACCACTTCGGCGCTCTTATCCCGCTGGCGAAGTGAAAAACACTTGATTATTCCCCAAACAGTCAGTCTCTGAGGTAAATGTGACGGGAGATCTTCAGCAGAACGTTTCTGCGCATcgacttaaagctgcaggatttcgtttacatttttaaaaaccaccACTGTGTCGAGACAGTACAGGATGAAACAGATGAACTATGTCCCAATGCTTACTGTAGAAATCCATTgtccagtcaaaaacaaccaatcagagccaaaaggagggtcttagcgctgtcaatcactctcatggATGCAACGCTCACACCTCGCCCTTGCTCTTTGCTAGGCTACGGCTTGTTCTgacatgaatgctaaggctagttagcctGGCGGCGGATATAAAGTTCTCCAGGAATGACGTCTTtcttttccaccattagcacatttagcagcgcgTATGCGAGCTTAACTGACAGCGCTGacagaccctcctcctggctgtgacTGGTTGCTTTTGACCAGGAGCGTTGCATTCATGggaggagttttattttttcactatttCACATACTAGcgtgacatagtgacagttttaagaaatatgtaaaaaaaaactgtgtttataaaagttgcatgaGGCAGCTTTAAACATAAGTTGAGGTTATATTAtggaaacacataaaaaacagcaaagctaAAGAGAAAAACCTTGAGGAGTCCATGGAGGAAACACATCTTTTTGCTGTTGGATTTTGGTAATCTATCACAGCTGAATGAAGTCACATTATTTGTCTCGTTAAACCGCCGACAATGAAATTCAACCACGAGCCAATATTTAAATTCGAAACGTCTCAGAGTTGTCCCTGGTATACATCTGTCAGCCTGAACTCGGTGGGAACAGGACCTCTGTGCGTCTCTCACCTCTGCCGGTGACGGGGGCTGAGGCACCAGGAGCTCCTCGGGGCTCTGCGCCGTCGGCTCTCCGTGGAGACGCTCCCGTAGGCGCGCCACTTCCTGCCGCAGGGCGCAGACTTCCTGCGCCTGTGCCTGGGCGCCGGCCTCCAGCTCCACCTTCTGCCCGATCAGCGCTTTGCCCTGAGCCTCCACCACGGAGATCTTGTGCCGCAGGTCGTGGTTGATTTTCATGAGGCgagactgctgctgctggagctgcggGAGGGAAAGACGGAGTTGTGGGAGGGAGACGCGCTCTCTGACTGCGCGCTCGCAGTTCACCACTAAACTACAACCCAACTGGTTCTTTGCCAAAACAGCTGGCAGTGAATCCCAAGCACTTCCGATGCTTgttaaattttgctggacgataaattgtcccagaagttatcatTATGaatgataatgttgttttgagatcgTTTTCAACCAATATGGTGCTAATGCAATGATAATGCAATAAcatattctcaaagatcaataaactttaaattctaatgaacatttgacacgggagcttgttttaaatatacaaaataaacaaacaaaacaagagaaataataattaaaatgaattatgaagtctctgtaaacacaagcgtccttcaaaaaaaggggATGGTTACAGTCTGTAGGATAATCCAGAACAAATTCGCTGGTTGAGATTATGTACACTACAGTGTTACATGCATGAGGCCACAGCAGAAAGTTAACTTTAACTGCCAATCAAACGTAAGGCAGATATGCAACAATGTGGAGggggtataaaaaaaaaaattgatgccaacgttgtacaaaaacaaaatcttaccatcTATATTTGATCTAGtctttagtgcaaatatcttaattcatttgaaataataaaatctaacttacaaattatttttcagcaagatataggagcttgttttaagtcaataaatctttaatattgatgaagttgtactggttccactggcagatttttcactaaaaaaaacatttttttccatgttatgtGTGAAATGATCTGCTAGTGGatctagcactttttcatcaatactcaggaattattaacttaaaacaagcccctGTATCTTTCTAAAAAACagtcacttgtaagttatttcagtctttttcccccccaaagtATTCCAGAGATATTTCTAGAGATATTCTcgctagaaactagacaaagcTACATGGTAAGATGTTTTGCGGTGCACGTTTTTCCTGCTGTTCTCTGCGACGCCCCTCCGGAGAGGAAGTGGCCTTACTGCTTCCACGTCCTCGTTCTTCAGCGTCAGCTCGCGGTCCTTCGCTCGAATCTCGTCCCTCTGCTTGTCCACCACCTCCTTCAACTTCATCATCACCTGCTTCTCCCTCTCCGTCATACCTGGACACCACGAAGAGAGCAGCGGTGTGTTGGACTGCAAATTGAGAAGatttatttctgacttttttttttaatccccaGTGTTTGTTGGCAGAGAaagaggggggtggggggtggggggtgggtgggtgggtggggggggtggggggggggggtagcTGCGGAGGCCGATTTGTGTGCGAGTCTGGCAGGTGTTCCCCAGCACTGAGGCTGGTCTGTCCGGCGGGGCGTCGGGATCACTGCGGCCTCTGTGTGGGACGACGAAGAGGTCGAGACAAGGCGGACACAGAGAAGGCTTTCTTTGTGCGTGCCTCTGTGCGAGGCCGTCGAGCGAAGAACCCAGAGACATGTAGCTGgttttgggattttttgttgtgtttttttttttttgaagagaaaatgtaaaattccaCAACgtgaaaatacaaaactgaCCTTTCCGGGTCGTAACCCTCAAACAACAAAAGGAATCCAGgagttttaaaagaacaaagcatttcttttaaatgtgtggAAAACAACTTCTGTAGAGAAATGAAAGAGGACTGGGTTTATTCCAGGCATTAactttaaaacaggaaacaacaTTAGTATTCTTATTTACAAGATTAATATGATATATTGGCATGGATTAGCTAGCATTATAAACTTACACGGTTTTGGTTGGACAAAAACGCTGCAAAGTCTTTCACCTTTTGTCTTTGGGCGACACTTCAGTAACTGAAGCTTTGAGTCCAATTTTCATCTCgttgtgttttaataaatcattaaaatgttattcatgTCCATTATGAGTGAATGGAAACTATCGTTTCCCACTTGAATGAACAGGTGCAAACATTTCCACTGtccaaaagaaacagaaaaatgtaattctcaGCGCATTGAAGTATTCTGAAGTAATAAGATCAAGTCGGTTAAACAAACATGAACTTTGAACGTCTCGACATATTATGTGATAAAGAGGATTCTagtagttttgggtttttcattgtagtttagttttatttcgtTGTGACTTTTTGTCGGCCTATTTCATTTAGACTTAGTTTTCAGAATGCGTTTGCGAGTTTTTGTTAGTTATTATTAGCtcaatattgtttagttttagtttagtctTTATTAGTCGTCTCAGTTTTTTCAGACTTCGGTTAATTTTTTTGGttcagaattcaaaaaggtcaaagggtTGCATTGTGATTATGTACAAATCAATTGGGTCAATGAATACTCAGCAGAACATCCCgttttctaaaaatgcattCAATTATTACAGATTCTGgtgttttctcccaacttttgctGAAGCCATTTTGCGCCAAGCGGAATATTTAGCGCCGTAATTTGCAGGCGTCCGACATGAACTGCTTATGTGTGGAAAATCAATCTACTTCACATCAGCTCAAAAGGCCAATGAACAGATTCACAAACACTAAAGCAAAGAATGTCTAtgatttcagtatgttttagctTTATAAACGCACGATATAGCTTCAGTTAGTTATAGGTTTTCCCACACTAATTACcgtttctatttatttcagttagcAAAAacgttttctcaatttcagctTTCGCCATTTCGTTACGTTTCAGTAAGCCGTGACGCCCTTTGGCGAGAAGACCGGGCCAGAACACGTGACCTCCGGGCCTCTAAGTCGGCATGTGGCGTGCGGGCGTTCAGGTTTTCAGAAGCGCCGGCCTCACCCTCGTGCCTC contains:
- the rilpl1 gene encoding RILP-like protein 1 isoform X2, which gives rise to MMEDFGSALEKNVADLTVMDVYDIAAVVGQEFERIIDQYGCEALSRLMPKVVRVLEILEVMVSRSSMSPDMEELRLELDRLRLERMDRLEKEKKHRQELERVEDVWRGEAQDLLSQIAQLQEENKNLLSNMSLKDSVNEEDLQRHEGMTEREKQVMMKLKEVVDKQRDEIRAKDRELTLKNEDVEALQQQQSRLMKINHDLRHKISVVEAQGKALIGQKVELEAGAQAQAQEVCALRQEVARLRERLHGEPTAQSPEELLVPQPPSPAERDKSAEVVLSAEGWSDRAGACRLMPGGFEPPPQTHPSFLSSEGREDEEAEDEAALLWEAMCEEESGGLDPKDPNRPRFTLQELRDVLHERNELKAKVFLLQEELTYYKSDEVDEDIATPSPSPSPELRTRSRSSAQPESGIKRLFSFFSRDKQRGAQRGAHIDAGIGGGFGSWMQKDDVYTEQAQEALQHL
- the rilpl1 gene encoding RILP-like protein 1 isoform X7, which codes for MSLKDSVNEEDLQRHEGMTEREKQVMMKLKEVVDKQRDEIRAKDRELTLKNEDVEALQQQQSRLMKINHDLRHKISVVEAQGKALIGQKVELEAGAQAQAQEVCALRQEVARLRERLHGEPTAQSPEELLVPQPPSPAERDKSAEVVLSAEGWSDRAGACRLMPGGFEPPPQTHPSFLSSEGREDEEAEDEAALLWEAMCDEDMPGVFQYFTKEAMCEEESGGLDPKDPNRPRFTLQELRDVLHERNELKAKVFLLQEELTYYKSDEVDEDIATPSPSPSPELRTRSRSSAQPESGIKRLFSFFSRDKQRGAQRGAHIDAGIGGGFGSWMQKDDVYTEQAQEALQHL
- the rilpl1 gene encoding RILP-like protein 1 isoform X1 — encoded protein: MMEDFGSALEKNVADLTVMDVYDIAAVVGQEFERIIDQYGCEALSRLMPKVVRVLEILEVMVSRSSMSPDMEELRLELDRLRLERMDRLEKEKKHRQELERVEDVWRGEAQDLLSQIAQLQEENKNLLSNMSLKDSVNEEDLQRHEGMTEREKQVMMKLKEVVDKQRDEIRAKDRELTLKNEDVEALQQQQSRLMKINHDLRHKISVVEAQGKALIGQKVELEAGAQAQAQEVCALRQEVARLRERLHGEPTAQSPEELLVPQPPSPAERDKSAEVVLSAEGWSDRAGACRLMPGGFEPPPQTHPSFLSSEGREDEEAEDEAALLWEAMCDEDMPGVFQYFTKEAMCEEESGGLDPKDPNRPRFTLQELRDVLHERNELKAKVFLLQEELTYYKSDEVDEDIATPSPSPSPELRTRSRSSAQPESGIKRLFSFFSRDKQRGAQRGAHIDAGIGGGFGSWMQKDDVYTEQAQEALQHL
- the rilpl1 gene encoding RILP-like protein 1 isoform X5; protein product: MMEDFGSALEKNVADLTVMDVYDIAAVVGQEFERIIDQYGCEALSRLMPKVVRVLEILEVMVSRSSMSPDMEELRLELDRLRLERMDRLEKEKKHRQELERVEDVWRGEAQDLLSQIAQLQEENKNLLSNMSLKDSVNEEDLQRHEGMTEREKQVMMKLKEVVDKQRDEIRAKDRELTLKNEDVEALQQQQSRLMKINHDLRHKISVVEAQGKALIGQKVELEAGAQAQAQEVCALRQEVARLRERLHGEPTAQSPEELLVPQPPSPAEEAMCEEESGGLDPKDPNRPRFTLQELRDVLHERNELKAKVFLLQEELTYYKSDEVDEDIATPSPSPSPELRTRSRSSAQPESGIKRLFSFFSRDKQRGAQRGAHIDAGIGGGFGSWMQKDDVYTEQAQEALQHL
- the rilpl1 gene encoding RILP-like protein 1 isoform X3, yielding MMEDFGSALEKNVADLTVMDVYDIAAVVGQEFERIIDQYGCEALSRLMPKVVRVLEILEVMVSRSSMSPDMEELRLELDRLRLERMDRLEKEKKHRQELERVEDVWRGEAQDLLSQIAQLQEENKNLLSNMSLKDSVNEEDLQRHEGMTEREKQVMMKLKEVVDKQRDEIRAKDRELTLKNEDVEALQQQQSRLMKINHDLRHKISVVEAQGKALIGQKVELEAGAQAQAQEVCALRQEVARLRERLHGEPTAQSPEELLVPQPPSPAERDKSAEVVLSAEGWSDRAGACRLMPGGFEPPPQTHPSFLSSEGREDEEAEDEAALLWEAMCDEDMPGVFQYFTKEAMCEEESGGLDPKDPNRPRFTLQELRDVLHERNELKAKVFLLQEELTYYKSDEVDEDIATPSPSPSPELRTRSRSSAQPESGIKRLIFTAIMPMVAAGLIPDDPTLQPIRRLMSLV
- the rilpl1 gene encoding RILP-like protein 1 isoform X4 — translated: MMEDFGSALEKNVADLTVMDVYDIAAVVGQEFERIIDQYGCEALSRLMPKVVRVLEILEVMVSRSSMSPDMEELRLELDRLRLERMDRLEKEKKHRQELERVEDVWRGEAQDLLSQIAQLQEENKNLLSNMSLKDSVNEEDLQRHEGMTEREKQVMMKLKEVVDKQRDEIRAKDRELTLKNEDVEALQQQQSRLMKINHDLRHKISVVEAQGKALIGQKVELEAGAQAQAQEVCALRQEVARLRERLHGEPTAQSPEELLVPQPPSPAEEAMCDEDMPGVFQYFTKEAMCEEESGGLDPKDPNRPRFTLQELRDVLHERNELKAKVFLLQEELTYYKSDEVDEDIATPSPSPSPELRTRSRSSAQPESGIKRLFSFFSRDKQRGAQRGAHIDAGIGGGFGSWMQKDDVYTEQAQEALQHL